From the genome of Yersinia enterocolitica, one region includes:
- a CDS encoding tautomerase, translating into MPYVNIKITREGATAEQKKQLIAGVTQLLVDTLGKNPATTVVVIDEVDTDNWGIGGQSVTELRKSS; encoded by the coding sequence ATGCCTTATGTAAATATTAAAATTACTCGCGAAGGAGCGACGGCGGAGCAGAAAAAACAGCTAATTGCCGGAGTCACCCAACTATTAGTCGATACCTTAGGTAAAAACCCCGCGACTACGGTCGTCGTGATTGATGAAGTGGACACTGATAACTGGGGTATTGGTGGTCAAAGCGTCACCGAACTGCGGAAATCATCATAA
- a CDS encoding sugar kinase (catalyzes the formation of 2-dehydro-3-deoxy-D-gluconate-6-phosphate from 2-dehydro-3-deoxy-D-gluconate) — MTSKNIAVIGECMIELSQKGTDLSRGFGGDTLNTAVYVARQVSKQALNVHYVTALGTDNFSEEMLAAWQQEQIHTDLIQRMDNKLPGLYFIETDNTGERTFYYWRNDAAARFWLTSPAADEICQRLEKFDYLYLSGISLAILDSASRQRLLQLLRACRANGGKVIFDNNYRPRLWQSKQETQEAYRDMLACTDIAFLTLDDEDMLWGEKPLEQVIASTQALGVSEIIIKRGADSCIVWVKDGFEAHQYDVPAVKLPKEKVVDTTAAGDSFSAGYLAVRLTGGSAHDAAVRGHLTASTVIQYRGAIIPLAAMPAV, encoded by the coding sequence ATGACCAGCAAAAATATTGCCGTTATCGGCGAATGCATGATTGAACTGTCACAAAAAGGTACCGATCTTAGCCGGGGTTTTGGCGGTGATACGCTGAACACTGCGGTGTATGTTGCCCGTCAGGTATCAAAGCAGGCTTTGAATGTACATTACGTGACCGCATTGGGGACTGATAACTTCAGTGAAGAGATGCTGGCTGCCTGGCAGCAAGAACAAATCCACACTGATCTTATTCAGCGTATGGATAATAAGTTGCCGGGTCTGTACTTCATCGAAACCGACAACACCGGTGAGCGAACCTTCTATTACTGGCGCAATGATGCCGCAGCCCGTTTCTGGTTGACCAGCCCGGCAGCCGATGAAATCTGCCAGCGGCTGGAAAAATTTGATTATCTGTACCTTAGTGGGATCAGTTTGGCCATTCTGGACAGCGCATCGCGCCAGCGTCTGCTGCAATTGCTGCGCGCCTGTCGTGCCAACGGCGGCAAAGTTATCTTTGATAACAACTACCGCCCACGCCTGTGGCAGAGCAAGCAAGAGACTCAGGAAGCCTACCGTGACATGTTAGCCTGTACGGATATCGCGTTCCTGACACTGGATGATGAAGATATGCTGTGGGGCGAGAAGCCACTGGAACAGGTGATTGCAAGCACTCAGGCTTTGGGCGTGAGCGAGATTATCATCAAGCGTGGTGCGGACTCGTGTATCGTCTGGGTAAAAGACGGTTTTGAAGCCCATCAATATGATGTTCCCGCGGTCAAACTGCCGAAAGAGAAAGTGGTGGATACCACTGCTGCGGGGGATTCCTTCAGTGCGGGCTATCTGGCGGTTCGCTTAACGGGCGGTAGCGCCCACGACGCAGCAGTACGTGGCCATTTAACAGCCAGCACGGTGATTCAATATCGTGGTGCTATCATTCCACTGGCAGCAATGCCAGCAGTTTGA
- a CDS encoding insulinase family protein, which translates to MQGTRIRLIVGGLLLAAASSNVQAEALQPDPAWQQGKLENGFSWQLLATPQRPSDRIELRLVVNTGSLSESAQQVGFAHLLPRLALMSSASFTPAQLQSLWQQGVDNERPLPPAITSYDFTLYSLSLPNNRPDLMKEALAWLSDTSGKLAVNEQTVNAALNGATDPIATFPQNIQEPWWRYRLKGSSLIGHDPGQPVAKPVDVEKLKQFYEQWYTPDAMTLYVVGNVDSRSIAAQIGKAFSELKGKRATPAPIAMLAPLPPEPVSLINEQAAQDTLSLMWDTPWHPIQDSIALSRYWRSDLAREALFWHIQQVLDKSDQKNLKLGFDCRVQYQRAQCAIHLNTPAENLTPGMSFVARELASLRANGLSQAEFDALMAQKNDQLSKLFATYARTDTDILMSQRLRSQQSGVVDIAPEQYQKLRQAFLSGLTLAELNQELKQQLSQDTTLILTQPKGEPEVNVKALQAAYNAIMTPHTVVPEDATPTVAAAEAAPPTPTTAQ; encoded by the coding sequence ATGCAGGGCACCAGAATTCGTCTCATAGTTGGTGGATTATTGTTGGCTGCCGCCAGCAGTAATGTGCAGGCTGAAGCACTACAACCCGATCCTGCTTGGCAGCAGGGGAAGTTAGAAAACGGGTTCTCATGGCAGTTGCTGGCTACGCCGCAACGCCCAAGCGATCGGATCGAGTTACGTCTGGTTGTTAATACTGGCTCATTATCTGAAAGCGCACAGCAAGTTGGCTTTGCCCATCTGCTACCACGCCTGGCATTAATGAGTAGCGCGAGTTTTACTCCCGCCCAACTTCAGTCGCTGTGGCAACAAGGGGTCGATAACGAGCGCCCGTTGCCACCGGCCATTACATCTTATGATTTCACGTTATACAGCTTAAGTTTGCCCAATAACCGCCCCGACCTGATGAAGGAAGCGCTGGCCTGGTTATCTGATACCAGTGGCAAGCTGGCTGTAAATGAACAAACCGTTAATGCAGCACTGAATGGTGCCACCGATCCTATTGCCACTTTCCCGCAAAATATTCAGGAACCTTGGTGGCGTTATCGGCTTAAAGGTTCTTCTTTGATTGGGCATGATCCGGGTCAACCTGTGGCGAAGCCGGTCGATGTCGAAAAGCTAAAACAGTTTTATGAACAGTGGTACACCCCGGATGCGATGACGTTGTACGTGGTCGGAAACGTGGATAGCCGCAGCATTGCCGCCCAAATTGGTAAAGCGTTCTCTGAGCTGAAAGGGAAACGCGCGACACCTGCACCGATTGCGATGTTAGCGCCATTGCCGCCAGAGCCGGTAAGCCTTATTAATGAACAAGCGGCACAAGATACGCTATCGCTGATGTGGGATACCCCATGGCATCCTATTCAGGATTCCATCGCATTGAGCCGCTACTGGCGCAGTGATTTGGCGCGCGAGGCACTGTTCTGGCATATCCAGCAAGTGTTGGATAAAAGTGATCAGAAGAACCTGAAGCTGGGCTTTGATTGCCGGGTGCAATATCAGCGTGCGCAATGTGCTATCCACTTGAATACGCCGGCTGAAAACCTGACGCCAGGGATGAGTTTTGTCGCCCGTGAACTGGCTAGCTTGCGCGCTAATGGCTTGAGTCAGGCTGAGTTTGATGCGTTGATGGCGCAGAAAAATGATCAGCTAAGTAAGTTGTTTGCAACCTATGCCCGGACTGATACCGACATTTTGATGAGCCAACGTTTGCGTTCACAGCAAAGTGGCGTAGTGGATATCGCCCCGGAACAGTACCAGAAGTTGCGCCAGGCATTCTTGTCGGGTTTGACGCTGGCTGAGCTTAATCAGGAATTGAAACAGCAGTTATCGCAAGATACCACGTTGATTCTGACGCAGCCGAAAGGCGAGCCAGAAGTGAATGTGAAGGCATTACAGGCGGCGTATAACGCAATTATGACACCCCATACGGTGGTGCCAGAGGATGCCACGCCAACAGTAGCGGCAGCGGAAGCAGCACCACCAACACCGACCACTGCGCAGTAA
- a CDS encoding dicarboxylate/amino acid:cation symporter (involved in the transport of C4-dicarboxylates across the membrane): protein MKVSIFKSLYFQVLTAITLGVLLGHFYPDLGAQMKPLGDGFVKLIKMIIAPVIFCTVVTGIAGMESMKAVGRTGAIALLYFEIVSTIALLIGLVIVNVVQPGVGMNIDPATLDAKAVALYAEQASQQGIVPFLLDIIPGSVVGAFASGNILQVLMFAVLFGFALHRLGEKGQLIFNVIESFSRVIFGIINMIMRLAPIGAFGAMAFTIGKYGVGSLVQLGQLIICFYATCILFVVVVLGSIARFNGFNIFKFIRYIREELLIVLGTSSSESVLPRMLDKMEKAGCKKSVVGLVIPTGYSFNLDGTSIYLTMAAVFIAQATNTHMDVIHQVTLLVVLLLSSKGAAGVTGSGFIVLAATISAVGHLPLAGLALILGIDRFMSEARALTNLIGNGVATIVVAKWCKQLDNDQLQAVLSNKTPPNSEIKNGLSSS from the coding sequence ATGAAAGTTTCAATATTTAAAAGTCTTTATTTTCAGGTGTTAACGGCGATTACCTTGGGCGTATTGTTAGGGCACTTTTACCCTGACCTCGGCGCTCAGATGAAACCTCTGGGTGATGGATTTGTTAAACTAATTAAAATGATTATCGCACCCGTGATTTTCTGTACCGTGGTTACCGGTATCGCGGGCATGGAAAGTATGAAGGCCGTTGGCCGTACCGGTGCGATTGCACTGCTCTATTTTGAAATTGTCAGCACCATTGCACTATTGATTGGGCTGGTGATTGTTAACGTGGTGCAACCCGGTGTCGGTATGAATATCGACCCGGCAACTTTGGATGCCAAAGCAGTTGCACTTTATGCCGAACAAGCCTCGCAACAAGGGATTGTGCCATTCTTGCTGGATATCATCCCAGGCAGTGTGGTGGGCGCGTTTGCCAGCGGTAATATTCTGCAAGTATTGATGTTTGCTGTTCTGTTCGGTTTTGCCCTGCACCGTTTGGGTGAAAAAGGTCAGCTCATCTTTAATGTTATCGAGAGTTTCTCCCGCGTTATCTTCGGTATCATCAATATGATTATGCGCCTGGCGCCGATTGGTGCTTTCGGTGCGATGGCCTTTACTATCGGTAAGTATGGTGTCGGCAGCTTGGTGCAACTGGGGCAGTTGATTATTTGCTTCTACGCGACCTGTATTCTGTTTGTGGTGGTGGTGCTGGGGTCAATTGCGAGATTCAATGGCTTTAACATCTTCAAATTTATCCGCTATATAAGAGAAGAACTGCTGATCGTATTGGGGACGTCATCTTCTGAGTCCGTGCTCCCGCGCATGCTCGATAAGATGGAGAAAGCAGGGTGTAAGAAATCGGTGGTGGGGTTGGTTATCCCGACCGGTTACTCCTTTAATCTGGACGGCACCTCTATCTACCTGACCATGGCGGCAGTGTTTATTGCGCAGGCGACCAACACCCATATGGATGTTATTCATCAGGTCACATTACTGGTAGTACTGCTGCTCTCCTCAAAAGGTGCGGCCGGTGTGACAGGCAGTGGCTTTATTGTGTTGGCGGCGACCATCTCTGCGGTTGGGCATTTACCACTGGCCGGGTTGGCGCTGATTCTGGGTATCGATCGCTTTATGTCCGAAGCTCGCGCCCTGACTAACCTGATAGGTAACGGTGTGGCAACTATTGTGGTTGCCAAATGGTGTAAACAACTGGATAACGACCAGTTGCAGGCGGTGTTATCAAACAAAACACCACCTAACAGTGAGATAAAAAACGGTCTTTCTTCTTCGTAG
- a CDS encoding pectate lyase gives MKKRALFLSMAALATLYIPAGQAADTDRLTVVKQYVDNVLSKASDTYHGDKPSPLLADGVDPRTGQQMEWIFPDGRRAVLSNFSAQQNLMRVMSGLSQLTQDARYQKRAEDIVRYHFQNYQDPSGLLYWGGHRFVDLKTLQPEGPSEKEMVHELKNAYPYYDLMFSVDSDATARFIRGFWNAHVYDWRILETSRHGEYGKPMGKLWESKFEQQAPFFATKGLSFLNAGNDLIYSASLLYKHQQEPEALVWAKRLASQYVLPRDAKTGLGVYQFTQALKREEPTDDADTHSKFGDRAQRQFGPEFGPAALEGNMMLKGRTSTLYSENALMQLQLGKDLGNQGQDLLKWTVDGLKAFAQYAYNDKDNTFRPMIADGQDLSNYTLPRDGYYGKKGTVLKPYKAGNEFLISYARAYAIDNDPLLWKVARGIANDQGLGDLGTAPGKEVKIKLDTTNSDPYALFALLDLYHASQVAEYRLLAEKIGDNIVKTRYIDGFFMASPDRQYADIDAIEPYALLALEASLRNKPQAVPPFLNGAGFTEGAYRMDDGSARISTRDNELFLLNVGEKLQPNGRK, from the coding sequence ATGAAAAAAAGAGCGTTATTCTTGAGTATGGCAGCGCTGGCAACGCTGTATATACCCGCTGGACAGGCAGCGGATACCGATCGTCTCACTGTCGTGAAACAGTATGTCGATAACGTGTTAAGCAAAGCTTCAGATACTTACCACGGCGATAAGCCCAGCCCGTTATTGGCGGATGGTGTTGACCCCCGTACTGGCCAACAAATGGAATGGATATTCCCCGATGGCCGTCGGGCTGTGTTATCAAACTTCTCAGCACAACAAAATCTGATGCGTGTCATGAGCGGCCTGAGCCAGCTTACTCAGGACGCCCGTTACCAAAAACGCGCTGAAGATATCGTTCGTTATCATTTCCAAAATTATCAGGACCCGAGCGGCTTACTCTATTGGGGCGGCCATCGCTTTGTCGATTTGAAAACGCTGCAACCAGAAGGGCCGAGTGAAAAAGAGATGGTGCATGAACTGAAAAATGCCTATCCCTACTATGACCTGATGTTCAGTGTTGATAGTGATGCCACTGCCCGGTTCATTCGTGGTTTCTGGAACGCCCATGTTTATGACTGGCGTATTCTCGAAACCAGCCGCCACGGCGAATATGGCAAACCAATGGGGAAATTGTGGGAAAGTAAATTCGAGCAACAGGCCCCCTTCTTTGCAACCAAAGGGCTTAGCTTCCTCAATGCAGGTAATGATCTGATTTATTCCGCCTCTCTGCTTTATAAACATCAGCAGGAGCCAGAGGCATTAGTGTGGGCTAAGCGTTTGGCCTCGCAGTATGTATTGCCACGTGATGCGAAAACCGGTCTTGGTGTTTATCAGTTTACCCAAGCTCTTAAACGGGAAGAGCCAACAGATGACGCAGATACCCACTCCAAGTTCGGTGACCGCGCCCAGCGTCAGTTTGGCCCAGAGTTTGGCCCAGCAGCATTGGAAGGCAACATGATGCTCAAAGGGCGCACCAGCACGCTTTATTCTGAAAATGCGCTGATGCAACTGCAACTGGGTAAAGATCTGGGCAATCAAGGGCAGGATTTATTGAAATGGACCGTGGATGGCCTAAAAGCATTCGCGCAATATGCTTATAACGATAAGGACAACACCTTCCGCCCAATGATTGCTGATGGGCAGGACTTATCCAATTATACACTGCCGCGTGATGGCTATTACGGCAAAAAAGGCACCGTACTCAAGCCGTACAAAGCGGGCAACGAATTCCTGATTTCATATGCCCGTGCTTATGCCATTGATAATGATCCACTGTTGTGGAAAGTGGCTCGCGGTATTGCAAACGATCAGGGGCTGGGTGATCTCGGCACAGCACCGGGTAAAGAGGTGAAGATCAAGTTGGATACCACCAACAGCGATCCTTACGCATTGTTTGCTTTGTTGGATCTCTACCATGCCAGTCAGGTGGCGGAGTATCGGTTATTAGCAGAGAAAATCGGCGATAACATCGTTAAAACCCGCTATATCGATGGTTTCTTTATGGCTTCACCGGATCGTCAATATGCAGATATAGATGCCATTGAGCCTTACGCTTTATTGGCGCTAGAGGCTTCACTACGCAATAAACCACAGGCAGTACCCCCTTTCCTGAATGGTGCTGGTTTTACTGAAGGTGCTTACCGAATGGACGACGGTTCAGCCCGGATCTCAACCCGTGATAATGAACTGTTCTTGCTCAATGTGGGTGAGAAGCTGCAACCGAACGGCCGTAAATAG
- a CDS encoding porin, translating into MKFKLLSLAMASLISTSAMAVTIDYRHEMQDQSGNTHKDRLLMSHRFANGFGLSLEGKWKGAQDKDKAFNETVSNGTEVVASYVYKIDNTFSIEPGFSLDSSSTANSYRPYLRGKANIVDDLSVSFRYRPYYKRTSANINTPKDTSENGYNLTSVVSYKFFKDYQLDYELDYKQANKAGVILANNENYDWSHDFKLTYKWDKNWSPYMAVGNVAGSKNTNERQTRYRVGVKYSF; encoded by the coding sequence TAACTATTGACTATCGTCATGAAATGCAAGATCAAAGTGGTAACACCCACAAAGATCGTTTATTAATGTCACATCGTTTTGCAAATGGCTTCGGTTTGTCACTGGAAGGCAAGTGGAAAGGAGCTCAGGACAAAGATAAAGCATTTAATGAAACAGTCAGCAATGGTACTGAAGTCGTTGCCAGCTATGTATACAAAATTGATAATACATTTTCTATTGAACCAGGTTTCTCATTAGATTCAAGCTCCACAGCCAATAGTTATCGTCCTTACCTGCGAGGTAAGGCTAATATCGTTGACGACCTCTCTGTTTCCTTCCGTTATCGTCCTTATTACAAACGCACCAGCGCCAATATTAATACGCCAAAAGATACATCTGAAAATGGCTATAATCTGACGAGCGTGGTTAGCTATAAATTCTTTAAAGATTATCAATTAGACTATGAGCTGGACTACAAACAAGCCAATAAAGCTGGGGTTATACTGGCAAATAACGAGAACTACGATTGGAGCCACGATTTTAAATTGACTTACAAGTGGGATAAAAACTGGTCTCCTTATATGGCAGTGGGTAACGTTGCTGGCAGCAAAAATACCAACGAACGTCAAACCCGTTATCGCGTTGGGGTGAAATACAGCTTCTGA